The genomic region CTACATTTTACAATTACTTGCACTGACTCGTTTCCAGACATTTTCTGTAATGATTAAGATTATTTTCAGCTATTTGCTGCTTATGGAAAAAATTCTGGAAGCTGTATAATGATGCAGGACTTGAATTTTTGGCTATTTACTTACATCTGTAGGGTCACTTTCCACTGatgtcatttttatttgtgttgtCTGCACTTATATAATTATTCTATTTGCTATTAGTTTACCTATCTTTACGGCGAAACATCgataaatgtttgtttattggGGCTATTGATTTTCAGAGCgccttttgtatttaaattatcctGCGATTGTTGTTTTCTTCTTGCTCTTgcccttttttttatttaaagcgtGGTGGGGACATCTAATGAGAGGAGGGCTAAACATAGTTAATATTAATACTGACGTCATGCAGTATGCGAACTGTAATTAATTTCATGGAAAAGTAAATAGTCTGTTTCATGACTTCCAATTCAAGAGCATTCGCAAAATAAGCACAAGCTAATATTATCTAAAATGTGTAAAACCTCTActaaaactattatttatattgtgGGAAGGATGCTTAGAGTTTAAATGCCATTTGCAGCCATCTTTCAAACTATATGGTTGAGACCGTTTTACAATAAATCCCATagtttaaataatgtattatgATTCGTGATGCCCAACCTTTCCTTGTTTCCATAATTTCAATATATAACAAAAAGCAATTATTACAAAACGTCTCACTTAAGAGTATGTAACAACGTAAGATTCTGTCCTCTGTCCGGTTTAAGtcaaattagatcaaaatagATAGAGTGCACTATAGTTTATATCTAGAAAAGTGttaaaccaatttttattttaaatgcaagTCTATTtactatatttaaatttagctgcaatgaaaaaaaacacaacatcacaataggaattttaatcatttaagACTAGATTTGCGctgctattttatttttaaatgaattaaaactaTATCTTCGCATGTAAAACTTTACTTATTTAATCGACATTACaaactttttctaaaatgAAACAAGTTTAACGATTTCTTCTTCATGGAAGCATTCTCAATGCGTCATCCATCACCATCTTTTTGACAAATGTATGTATGGTTCTTGTTAGaacgttaaatttaattctgacaTAAACATTGACATGTTACGGATCTTTCTCATCAGAACCtcaaatgtttgtttattgtttacgGCTTTAcgatttattattacatataaattatcttcccttcaattttaatattaaaggattcatttaattatatcctatattatttttatccgTTTTGCAAACTAATTTCTTGTTAATATCGAAAATGATCGAGGAAAAAGATCAAGGGTACGTTGAAGATTAATTTTTGGCTAAAACAGAACGACTATACATCCATGCCCACAACATAACATAtacattatatttttcttgtattaaacaataattcttAGACTTCCATCATCATGAAATTCCGATCAATGTTTCCCATTTAACCATTTATTCTGACTCTTATAGTCCTCTAGATACCTATACATGTAGGCACAATTTATGCCACACTgtatagttttaaaattagtttcatAAAGATGTTTTAATTGTATTTGATAATGAGCCAAATGTAGCTGATACTGCTTGAAACATTGAGTGAAAAACGCAATAATGATAACAGAAAACcatgaattttcattttaataatgtatgaTTATCGTTAtattacttgaaattttagaaaaaatgaatgtcCAGAAACTGAGTCTTCCGCCCAAGACATTGATGACAAAACTCAGAGCAGTGAAACTGACAATGAATCTATATCCTCAACAAATACCACTGCAACCAGAGCTGGTGactatgaaaaaaaagacCGGAAGCAAGTGGAATCAGGAAGTTGCTATTGGTATTCAACAATTAAAACCTTGCAATATATGCAAGAGACATTTGATTATCTTTTTAGTGGCAAGGaccgaaatttaaatattgtcgAGTTGCTTTGTGCAAATTGTTCCAGATGGTATCATGAATCATGTATTGGATATCAACTGGGAAAATTGGTTCCATTTTTGTCCAACTATGtgtttatttgtaaaaactgCTCCCAAACAGGATTAGAAACTTTTAGAAAAAGCCAAGCACGTAAGGGTTTTTACATTAAGATTCCATAACATTTCAATTTGTCTTCTTAAGCTAAATTTATGGAGTGAGATATTTAAAGAATATGCTTTCCCAATAGAGATGGTATGCTTTCTTAACATGCATTGTAAAGTAGATTGATCTGATTTAGCAACTTTATAGCagggttttaattaaatgtcaaATTATGGAGttaaatattatcaaaacaaTCAATACAAAGAGAAAAAGCGCATTGGAGAGCAACAATTTGGGTTTAGGACAATGTAAATTTTAGGatatatattcaaataaaatataaacattttaatagcACAAGCATGATCAAATCTCATCTCTTATATGTGCACTTTGTGTCAAGCCAATCAACATTTgttagtttcaattaaaacataGAAAAGGTAAATACAGTACAAATATATAATAGGtctaaactgaaaattaaaacttaaataatatacaatctttaatttataatCACCGGAAAGGTTATCGGCATctataaaacatatttcacaAACTGCTATGTAGCAAAGTAGTAGCAATCTGTAAATTTGGCTTTAATATTGTTAGATTTTCATTAGTGAGTTGGTAGATGTTAAATTTGACTTCTAATTGGCTTGACTGTAAATTTTATAGGATTGTCTTTGTACAGAAATTAGTCAGATGTGTGTGACAGCCATTGCTAATCTTCAGCAGCTCAGTGCCAAAGAAGGAAGTAATAAGTTGCTGTTTAATAAAGAGAAGGAAATAATTCCATATATTGAGTATCATTGGGAGGCAATAACCACTACATCCAGGTaagaaaaataaggaaaaaagaaTTTGTAGAAGAGTGAGTATATTAGGTAGTGATGTGCATATAACATTCAATGTGTGCCTGTGCATATAGTATAATCAATAAACTTTAACATAAGGTATTTTTTACTTGCATAGttctttttctccttttcATCTATAGACGTGTCACTCAGTCATGGCATTCTACAGTAACAAAAGCATTGATCAAAGATATTCACATCCTGTTTGTTTTCGAGGATAAAGGAGAGGGTCAGTTATATGGATTAATTAACACAGATCTGAATAACATAAAGCCCAATTATGAGGCCATGATAAAGAGTGGAACATTGAAAGTCACTGAAATGGGCATCCAGCACAGTATGTATTACAGAATACCTATGCTATTATGGGCTATTAATGGGGAAATTAGTGCAacaataaagtatttttattccTGTCTACTGAGTATTAATAAAGTAGTATtatattacattaattttgcaCTAAATTTGCCAATAGAAAACGCTATTGCACAAGGTGTTCCCTAAACACATGTcgctaatttaaaatgatattgtttgagtgaaaataagaaaaaatgtttaaaattgttcCATTTACGAAATACAGGTTGTTAAAAACGACATTGGAATCactttatcaataatttaagAGTGAGTTAGTCCAAGAGTTCTATAGCTATAAGAAcgaaacaattattataagCGATATTAAGGTGTTTAGTAGTGAAATGATCATTTATTAGTGGACTATTAGTTGACGAATCGTAGCAGTTAATTTATTGAGTTAATAAATAGTTGCAAGTGAGTATTCAGGAATTATTTGAACCTAAAAGTCgctataataatttaatcagAATAATTAAGTATTTGCTTGTTTGTTAAGCAAGCTATTGTTTGACATATCGATGACGTGAGTCACATAACCGTTATCATTTCCAAGATTAGCGATAAACGCTCCTCTACGTATTATATCATTTATCATGGctaaaataaaagttgttaACAGGCCACCACGTAAGTTATCAATGATTTAAACGTCCACTTCGTTTGTACTTAACGTATCGCAGTTATTTTGAGCGATATAAATCTTGTATTTCCCGTTTATTTGTCAGAAGTAGCTTTGTCAATAGCCGCAcactgaatttttaacaaaaatctgcatggaatttgaaaataatcaattaaaaatcatgATATAGAATCGCATACAGATTTGGTAAAATGAGATCAAGATCGTGTAATTTGTAGCCCAATAAAGTAACCGCCaggaaatgttttaaaatttttagtttgcATGAACGaagcaatatttttgattttattttttttctggcgTCAATTCTCAGGAtaaagaaaatctgaaaaagcTTTATTATAGTAAAACTTTTGATCCGACGTTTTGTCCTGAGTATTTAGACATGATAGCAACGAGAATTGTAACGAGGTGTCTCATTTCAGAATACAAAGTAAATTGTCTATctatattttgcaaattttccacatttttcgCAACAACCTTTATATTTACTATCACATAAAATCTGGGACACTAAAAATTGGTTGaatatcatttttcattataccATAGTCAAATGCTAAACATTCGAACTATCAactatttctcgcagaaaataacTTCTTTATTTGTCTTTCCTGTATTTATAGCCGTCAGCTTAAAATCGCGTAACATGAAGCGTAAGTTTCTGGGCGATATGGGAGGCCCTGGCAAGAAAAGCAGAGGAATGGACTTAACCACACCGAAGCTGCCCCCTCACGGATATCCTTTGGATCATCCTTTTAACAAAGACGGCTACAGATACATGCTTGCTGAGCCGGACCCACATGCGCCATTTCGGCAGGTTTGTTTCACGCACctttcgatttttaatattgtgcAATATACGTTTAAATCAAGGCAAATGCATTGATGAATTAAAACCTCAATAGTAATAGAAATActgacattaaaatttcctttaaaagtGCCGTTTTGTGCGCttattttaattcttgaatttttgtaGTCttcctttagatttctttaaGATCTTTTAAAGTATAATTAAAGTATAATTAAAAGCGCAACTAGCTGCGCTTTTAATTATACATACCGCAAATTTActaattcaataatattatttaggTGAATTACCTTTAAGAGATACTTAGTAATTGTCAAAACGATTTTATCTAATCATTATCGGGTTTTATATCGATGGTTTCCATAATTTTCGCACTCACtatatgaaaaacatttaggAATTTGATGAAAGTTCCGATTGGGCAGGAAAGCCAATTCCTGGTTGGTTGTATAGAACCTCCATTCCTAGCACTGTACTTCTTGCCCTACATGATAGGGGTCCACAATTGAAGATATCGGAAGATCGTCTCGCTGTGACAGGGGATAAAGGTTATTCGACTGTGCGCGCCAGTCATTGTAAGAGACAAGAAATCAGTCGaagttattattataaaaatcatCTTATAGTTGTAACTAAAGGCTGTTGGTATTGGGAAGCGACTATCGAAGAAATGCCGGAGGGAACAGCGGTTCGTCTGGGATGGGGTCAGGACTACGCCAATTTACAGGCTCCTTTAGGTTACGATAAATTCGGGTACTCTTGGAGATCTAAGAAAGGCACCAAGTTCCACGAAGCTCATGGAAAGCACTACAGCAAAGGGTACGCCGAAGGGGACACTGTGGGATTCATGATTGTGCTTCCGCAAAATAACACCACTAAAATTGTACCCAATACTTACAAAGACAGAGTAAGTTTACGTTTTCGAGCTTTGTCGAGTGTTTAATGTATTTCTTGTTGCAGCCGTTGGTGAAATTCAAGAGTCACCTATACTACGAGGAAAAAGACCAACCGCAGGAAAGACAGAAAGCGCTAATCGTACTGCCGGGAAGCAAAATATTGAACTTCAAGAATGGCGAATGCCAAGGAGTGGCTTTTGAAGATATCTACCAGGGCTCGTACTATCCGGCATTGTCGCTGCATCGCAATGTAACGGTCTCTGTTAATTTTGGGCCTGATTTCAAGTATTCACCTCAAACGAGCGAATACAACTGGAAGcctgtaagttttttttaatttaaagtaactTCTGTATAAATTTAAGAGATGAATATACTCTCGTTTTGAAGATACAATAAAAGAAACTTGTGACATTTTCATTGTTGAGCAGATTTGACGTGTATGTTTGACCctgatttgttttatttcagatGTCGGAAAAAGGAGAGGAAGCCATTTGTGAACAAACGATGGCAGACATCAtgtttttaactgaaaatgaGGGAAGGCTAAGATTAGATAGCTTCGTGCTTTGAcactaaacatttttagttttaaacatttaaatgtggtttggaataatttttataaattcctATATTGAAACCTGTCTTGCTTAAGTAAGCGTATCTGTaagtaaaatatacatttataaaataaaagtgtagttttaatagttttttgcGTTTGAAAGATTTGAAACTTCAATGGTCAGGTTTTAATCGGAATCACTGGCACTGGATTCGAAATCTCCAACGTCGATCGAAAATTTGTACTCCTGATCGCATCCTAGATAAGCATCGCTCATAAAGTACAAAGTATAACTGTGGTGCCCCGGACTAGGAGCTACAAAGTCCAATTTTACTCGGGCTTTTTGTTGTAACGTTAACCTTTTAATGGAGAGCAGAGAGTTGCCTTTGGGGTCACCGATCACCACCCACCAACCTTCTTCAcgtttctagaaaaaaatgattaaaattacattgtGTCTAATATAGAACCAGTTGAGGATCTCAGAAATTGTATGAGATGCAGATTTGGTTAAATCCTACGAACTTGAGAGgcgatttttagtttttcacttatgtaaaaaaatgattttctatgTTTAGGTTTTACCTGTGGGAAGAAGGGAGCGATAACCGGCCCATTGACTTCGTCTTCCCTCTCTAACTGTACTGCTACGTGCACTGACGATCCGGAATGTATCTTGTCTTTATCCAATACTTCATAGGTAAGCTCGATATTCGGGTAACGGTTGCAGAAGCGAGCGACATCCGCCATTTGCACATCGTTCAAACTTAGCAGTTTGCTCCGGACCTCGTCTTCCAATTCCATTATATCGAAAACAGTTTCGACACCCTAAAGAAAGAGATGATTATACACATAATGTCGTTAGTGTTAAATGAGTATTATTGGGGAGAATCGGATGTTCTATTTCAGTAGTCTTTGCTGATTATCTCATTTGTTAAAGAAGATAGGAGAATACGGTATTTGCGCAGCCTTCAATTCGCTAAAACAGTTCTCGAAAACTGAATCTTTCTATCTTCGTCAATACGTGAAATACCCGACGAAACCATAGGAAATGCGATTCCCTGCACACTTGTTAAAGTCCCTTAATGATACCTTTTCAGTGCATCGTTTAATAATATCGGCATTAAAATGCGGTAATTGCTTCAAGTAAGAATCTTTACTCCACATTGCCTGCGTCACCATCTGGGCCAACTCCATAGCAGCGACCGCAGGTGAAAGCCAACCGTTGGAACTGAGCA from Euwallacea similis isolate ESF13 chromosome 28, ESF131.1, whole genome shotgun sequence harbors:
- the ash2 gene encoding set1/Ash2 histone methyltransferase complex subunit ASH2 isoform X1; protein product: MIEEKDQGKNECPETESSAQDIDDKTQSSETDNESISSTNTTATRAGDYEKKDRKQVESGSCYCGKDRNLNIVELLCANCSRWYHESCIGYQLGKLVPFLSNYVFICKNCSQTGLETFRKSQAQISQMCVTAIANLQQLSAKEGSNKLLFNKEKEIIPYIEYHWEAITTTSRRVTQSWHSTVTKALIKDIHILFVFEDKGEGQLYGLINTDLNNIKPNYEAMIKSGTLKVTEMGIQHTVSLKSRNMKRKFLGDMGGPGKKSRGMDLTTPKLPPHGYPLDHPFNKDGYRYMLAEPDPHAPFRQEFDESSDWAGKPIPGWLYRTSIPSTVLLALHDRGPQLKISEDRLAVTGDKGYSTVRASHFVTKGCWYWEATIEEMPEGTAVRLGWGQDYANLQAPLGYDKFGYSWRSKKGTKFHEAHGKHYSKGYAEGDTVGFMIVLPQNNTTKIVPNTYKDRPLVKFKSHLYYEEKDQPQERQKALIVLPGSKILNFKNGECQGVAFEDIYQGSYYPALSLHRNVTVSVNFGPDFKYSPQTSEYNWKPMSEKGEEAICEQTMADIMFLTENEGRLRLDSFVL
- the ash2 gene encoding set1/Ash2 histone methyltransferase complex subunit ASH2 isoform X2: MCVTAIANLQQLSAKEGSNKLLFNKEKEIIPYIEYHWEAITTTSRRVTQSWHSTVTKALIKDIHILFVFEDKGEGQLYGLINTDLNNIKPNYEAMIKSGTLKVTEMGIQHTVSLKSRNMKRKFLGDMGGPGKKSRGMDLTTPKLPPHGYPLDHPFNKDGYRYMLAEPDPHAPFRQEFDESSDWAGKPIPGWLYRTSIPSTVLLALHDRGPQLKISEDRLAVTGDKGYSTVRASHFVTKGCWYWEATIEEMPEGTAVRLGWGQDYANLQAPLGYDKFGYSWRSKKGTKFHEAHGKHYSKGYAEGDTVGFMIVLPQNNTTKIVPNTYKDRPLVKFKSHLYYEEKDQPQERQKALIVLPGSKILNFKNGECQGVAFEDIYQGSYYPALSLHRNVTVSVNFGPDFKYSPQTSEYNWKPMSEKGEEAICEQTMADIMFLTENEGRLRLDSFVL
- the ash2 gene encoding set1/Ash2 histone methyltransferase complex subunit ASH2 isoform X3, with the protein product MAKIKVVNRPPPVSLKSRNMKRKFLGDMGGPGKKSRGMDLTTPKLPPHGYPLDHPFNKDGYRYMLAEPDPHAPFRQEFDESSDWAGKPIPGWLYRTSIPSTVLLALHDRGPQLKISEDRLAVTGDKGYSTVRASHFVTKGCWYWEATIEEMPEGTAVRLGWGQDYANLQAPLGYDKFGYSWRSKKGTKFHEAHGKHYSKGYAEGDTVGFMIVLPQNNTTKIVPNTYKDRPLVKFKSHLYYEEKDQPQERQKALIVLPGSKILNFKNGECQGVAFEDIYQGSYYPALSLHRNVTVSVNFGPDFKYSPQTSEYNWKPMSEKGEEAICEQTMADIMFLTENEGRLRLDSFVL